From Oncorhynchus tshawytscha isolate Ot180627B linkage group LG27, Otsh_v2.0, whole genome shotgun sequence, a single genomic window includes:
- the mrm2 gene encoding rRNA methyltransferase 2, mitochondrial, translating to MWYSVLQKSYLHTSVHVLKKAAHNLKGKSTADQRWIVRQLNDPFVKAAHVHNYRCRSAFKLLEIDDKYKLLKPGFNVIDCGAAPGAWSQIAVHRVNSTGANGEFPRGAVVGIDLLRIAPLDGAHFLSNHDITDPVTHAKLLELLPGAQAHVIMSDMAPNASGFKEMDHEKLITMSLSLIDLAAKVLQTGGSLICKYWDGALAHQLQQKLSAVFRDVRTVKPKASRKESSELFFLARSYRENKIV from the exons ATGTGGTACTCAGTGTTACAAAAATCATATCTCCATACCTCTGTACATGTCCTAAAAAAGGCTGCGCATAATCTGAAAGGAAAGAGTACTGCCGATCAGCGTTGGATAGTTCGGCAGCTTAATGACCCCTTTGTGAAGGCTGCCCATGTGCACAACTACCGGTGTAGAAGCGCCTTCAAACTGCTGGAGATTGATGACAAATACAAACTTTTAAAACCCGGATTCAACGTAATAGATTGTGGTGCTGCACCGGGTGCTTGGAGCCAGATAGCTGTTCACAGGGTCAACTCAACTGGGGCTA ATGGAGAATTCCCCCGCGGCGCTGTGGTTGGAATTGACCTTCTGCGTATAGCACCTCTAGATGGAGCTCACTTCCTGTCCAATCATGACATCACTGACCCAGTCACACATGCCAAGCTCCTTGAACTTCTCCCTGGTGCCCAGGCTCATGTCATCATGAGTGATATGGCACCCAATGCCAGTGGTTTCAAGGAGATGGACCATGAAAAACTCATCACAATGTCATTGTCATTGATTGACTTGGCTGCGAAGGTGTTGCAGACCGGTGGCTCTCTCATTTGTAAGTATTGGGACGGGGCACTGGCGCACCAGCTTCAGCAGAAGCTTTCAGCTGTGTTCCGTGACGTCAGGACAGTCAAACCAAAAGCCAGCCGTAAGGAGTCGTCCGAGTTGTTTTTCCTTGCCCGGTCGTACAGAGAAAATAAAATAGTGTGA
- the LOC112226028 gene encoding 7,8-dihydro-8-oxoguanine triphosphatase-like — translation MYRGTMFTNKLLTLVLVVQPGRVLLGMKKRWFGAGKWNGFGGKVQPGRLLKRLPGEMRPQWFDSDKIPFGQMWVDDILWFPLMLQKKLFGYFKFQGHDLIIDHKLEEVEKL, via the exons ATGTACAGAG GTACAATGTTTACCAACAAgctgctgaccctggtgctggtGGTGCAGCCTGGACGGGTGCTGCTGGGCATGAAGAAGAGATGGTTCGGAGCAGGGAAGTGGAATGGGTTTGGTGGCAAAGTCCAACCTGGGAGACTATTGAAGAGGCTGCCAGGCG AGATGAGGCCACAGTGGTTCGACTCGGACAAGATACCCTTTGGTCAAATGTGGGTTGACGATATTCTGTGGTTTCCACTGATGCTTCAAAAGAAGTTATTTGGCTACTTCAAGTTTCAGGGTCATGACTTGATCATCGATCACAAGTTAGAGGAGGTAGAAAAGCTTTAA